A single genomic interval of Aureliella helgolandensis harbors:
- a CDS encoding S46 family peptidase has product MRKLSLSLLLPALFCINAHGDEGMWLFNALPTAQLKQKYDFDVTQEWTNHVRLASVRFNSGGSASFISSNGLVLTNHHVAADTLYKLSTPQRNIADEGYYATSPEQELKAPDLELNQLVAIRDVTEEVNASVQEGMPAGEASKARQAAMARIEQQSKDESGLRSDVVTLYGGGRYHLYQYKQYTDVRLVWAPEAKTAFFGGDADNFEYPRFCLDVTIFRVYENNQPAKIEHFLEANPNGAQAEELVFVSGNPGRTQRILTAEALEYQRDHRMPRVLDLLRRKEILLQQYALGGPEQARRGHDELFGIQNSRKAYTGMLEGLQTPGFINRKQESAAALQAAAGSDSAWKTIAAVQQKRIELQSRTGSLRSQLYGIAEDLVLMAAEDQLSSGERLREFRDSNRQSLEQALFSPAPLYDDLERVQLADELARFAETRGGSDSLVQQVLAGKSPRQRASELLADTQLFDVAARKKLAAAGTSGIANSQDALIQLAKILEPEYRALRTLTEELDEQERQAYATITEAKFSAEGESVYPDATFTLRLAYGAVKGYQEDGQDIPANTTLGGAFEHETAHGKTDDWILPESWHAAREQLDASTPFNFVCTADIIGGNSGSPVIDREGKLVGVIFDGNIQSLTADFYHSETQGRAVAVHIAAVLEALDKVYDAQALRQQIGH; this is encoded by the coding sequence ATGCGCAAACTCTCGCTGTCACTCTTGCTTCCTGCCCTCTTCTGCATCAATGCCCACGGCGATGAAGGAATGTGGCTGTTCAACGCACTCCCCACTGCACAGCTTAAACAAAAGTACGATTTCGATGTAACGCAAGAATGGACCAATCACGTGCGATTGGCCAGCGTTCGATTTAACTCCGGTGGTTCGGCTTCCTTCATTTCCAGCAATGGCCTGGTTTTAACCAACCACCATGTGGCAGCGGACACACTCTACAAGCTTTCGACCCCTCAACGCAACATTGCCGATGAAGGCTATTACGCAACGTCGCCTGAACAGGAACTGAAAGCTCCCGATCTGGAGTTGAACCAACTGGTGGCCATTCGCGATGTCACCGAGGAGGTCAACGCCTCGGTGCAAGAGGGAATGCCTGCGGGAGAAGCCTCCAAAGCTCGGCAAGCTGCGATGGCCCGCATCGAACAACAATCCAAAGATGAGAGCGGCTTGCGAAGTGACGTGGTTACCCTTTACGGCGGCGGACGGTATCACTTGTATCAATACAAACAATACACTGACGTGCGTCTGGTCTGGGCACCGGAGGCAAAGACTGCGTTTTTTGGTGGCGATGCAGACAACTTCGAATACCCACGCTTCTGCCTCGACGTCACGATCTTCCGCGTCTACGAAAACAACCAACCCGCCAAGATCGAACACTTCCTAGAAGCCAACCCGAACGGTGCACAGGCGGAAGAGCTGGTTTTTGTGAGTGGCAATCCTGGACGCACCCAACGCATCCTGACCGCTGAAGCGCTGGAGTACCAACGCGATCACCGCATGCCTCGCGTCCTAGACCTACTCCGCCGCAAAGAGATTTTGCTGCAACAGTACGCGCTGGGTGGCCCTGAACAAGCGCGCCGTGGTCATGACGAATTGTTTGGAATCCAGAATTCGCGCAAAGCCTACACCGGGATGCTCGAAGGACTCCAAACTCCTGGATTTATCAACAGAAAACAAGAATCAGCAGCGGCCTTGCAAGCCGCCGCTGGCAGTGATTCTGCTTGGAAGACGATCGCCGCCGTTCAGCAAAAGCGAATCGAACTGCAGTCACGCACCGGCAGCCTTCGCAGCCAGCTTTACGGGATCGCTGAAGACCTGGTGCTGATGGCCGCCGAAGACCAACTCTCGAGCGGCGAGCGATTGCGGGAATTCCGCGATTCTAACCGCCAATCACTGGAGCAAGCCCTCTTCTCACCAGCTCCGCTCTACGACGACCTAGAACGAGTGCAACTCGCCGATGAACTCGCCCGCTTTGCTGAAACTCGCGGTGGCAGCGATTCGCTCGTTCAACAAGTCCTGGCTGGCAAGAGCCCTCGGCAGCGCGCGAGTGAACTGCTCGCGGACACCCAACTGTTCGATGTCGCCGCGCGCAAAAAGCTGGCCGCCGCCGGTACCTCTGGCATCGCGAACAGCCAAGACGCACTGATTCAGTTGGCAAAGATCCTGGAACCGGAATACCGAGCTCTACGCACCCTGACAGAAGAGCTCGATGAGCAGGAACGCCAAGCCTATGCCACGATCACCGAAGCCAAATTCTCCGCGGAAGGAGAGTCGGTTTACCCCGACGCAACCTTCACGCTACGCCTAGCCTACGGCGCCGTAAAGGGATACCAGGAAGACGGGCAAGACATCCCTGCAAACACCACGCTCGGCGGCGCCTTTGAACACGAAACAGCCCACGGGAAGACGGATGACTGGATTCTCCCAGAAAGCTGGCATGCCGCCCGCGAACAGCTCGACGCGTCGACTCCGTTCAATTTCGTTTGCACCGCCGACATCATTGGCGGCAACTCCGGTTCGCCCGTCATTGATCGTGAAGGAAAATTGGTAGGAGTCATCTTTGATGGCAACATTCAAAGTCTCACCGCTGACTTCTACCACAGCGAAACCCAAGGCCGAGCCGTGGCGGTACACATCGCCGCCGTGCTCGAGGCGCTCGACAAGGTCTACGACGCCCAAGCATTGCGCCAGCAAATTGGACACTAG
- a CDS encoding small basic protein, whose product MTLDKSLKVSGGAIKSRNVLTRVERIKRMAELDRWSEGDPVMGMPKTRVVKVSLKKKKKVKEEEDTKKKKK is encoded by the coding sequence ATGACGCTCGACAAGAGCCTCAAGGTAAGCGGCGGGGCCATTAAGTCCCGAAACGTATTGACGCGAGTTGAGCGTATCAAACGCATGGCGGAGCTTGACCGTTGGAGTGAGGGGGACCCCGTAATGGGCATGCCCAAGACTCGCGTTGTTAAAGTCTCGCTGAAGAAGAAGAAGAAGGTCAAGGAAGAGGAAGATACCAAGAAGAAGAAGAAGTAG
- a CDS encoding aldose 1-epimerase family protein, which yields MQITLPEISPIDGPVDLSKPLADALCVRSAAGEFRIKRVRLSGGLSSGVELILVDNGNVRAAICPTRGMGLWKMQVGDCCLGWDSPVPGPVHPSFVALNEPSGLGWLEGFDELFVRCGLQGFGPPVFAANGQLAYPLHGRIANLPARSVEFHLDHERASLSIVGQVCETRFLQHDLRLTAKYTFQVGKPSVQIHDQLLNASSSPADAHLLYHINVGKPLLGAGSRMVVSADNVVPRDARAAEGLSEWSSYQAPEEGYTEQAYFFDSRADAEGWGGALLTSPDAAQGFVMRYKTENLPCFTQWKNTLPDCDGYVTGMEPGTGFPNPRAFEIERGRGLHLQGRESRDFHLELEAVSTRDGVAQWGERLEAARGGKAVRSAELDPQRCLPHT from the coding sequence ATGCAAATTACCCTACCCGAAATTAGTCCGATCGATGGGCCAGTGGATCTCTCGAAACCGCTCGCAGACGCCTTGTGCGTCCGTTCGGCAGCGGGGGAATTTCGCATCAAGCGTGTGCGGCTTAGCGGTGGACTAAGTTCCGGCGTTGAGTTGATTTTGGTGGACAACGGAAATGTTCGAGCCGCTATTTGCCCGACTCGCGGCATGGGGCTGTGGAAGATGCAAGTTGGCGATTGTTGCCTCGGTTGGGACTCACCCGTCCCCGGTCCAGTCCACCCGAGTTTCGTCGCGCTGAACGAACCCAGCGGACTTGGCTGGCTGGAAGGGTTTGACGAGTTGTTTGTGCGATGCGGATTGCAGGGATTCGGCCCGCCAGTTTTTGCCGCCAATGGCCAACTGGCTTACCCGCTCCATGGACGGATTGCCAACCTCCCAGCGCGGAGTGTTGAGTTCCATCTGGATCACGAGCGCGCGTCGCTCAGCATCGTCGGCCAAGTCTGCGAAACTCGGTTCTTGCAGCACGATCTGCGTTTGACGGCCAAATACACGTTCCAAGTCGGTAAGCCGTCAGTTCAAATTCACGATCAACTCCTCAATGCAAGTTCCAGTCCCGCCGATGCGCACCTGCTGTACCACATCAATGTTGGTAAGCCCTTGTTGGGAGCGGGCTCGCGAATGGTCGTTTCGGCCGACAATGTGGTGCCCCGCGATGCTCGGGCCGCCGAGGGACTGTCCGAGTGGAGCTCCTACCAAGCTCCGGAAGAAGGCTATACGGAGCAGGCCTATTTCTTTGATAGTCGGGCCGATGCGGAGGGTTGGGGAGGTGCCTTGTTGACTTCTCCAGATGCAGCACAGGGATTTGTCATGCGCTACAAGACCGAGAATTTGCCCTGCTTCACCCAGTGGAAGAACACGCTCCCCGATTGCGATGGGTATGTCACCGGAATGGAACCTGGCACCGGTTTTCCCAATCCCAGGGCCTTTGAGATTGAGCGGGGGAGGGGCCTGCATTTGCAGGGGAGAGAATCTAGAGATTTCCACCTGGAACTGGAGGCGGTGTCGACTCGCGATGGGGTTGCCCAGTGGGGCGAACGCTTGGAGGCCGCGCGTGGCGGGAAAGCGGTTCGAAGTGCCGAGCTCGATCCGCAGCGTTGCCTGCCCCACACCTAG
- a CDS encoding cupin domain-containing protein has protein sequence MTNVKLDDGLLKKDNVAPILDRALDAGEGLLRLTPTWVPRSFLHPGRRIKLNPNHLYAFGANRGGIDERWFASTTEAANDGRVWHEGLSMCLFEGQKFLLRDSVAEAGKRLVGEPTFSKYSRWPVYSKFFDNMGPIPHHMHQSAADAALVGQEGKPESYYFPPQYNNVDNNFSYTFMGLEPGTTKAQLRRCLENWNAGDNGILDLSKAYRLKRGTGWLIPPGVLHAPGSLCTYEPQWGSDVFGMYQSIVEGRYVPWELLVKDMPEDKHQDLDFIIGQLDWEKNVDPQFKDANYIEPIVDADRSGDGYTDRWIVYGTIDGQQMFSAKELTVDPGAKCTLKDPGASGWITVQGKGRMGKLALQTPAMIDFGQNTEDEVFISYEAATGGVEIENTGSEPLVGLRYFGPDCHANLPANGAWQANR, from the coding sequence ATGACAAATGTGAAACTTGACGACGGCCTTCTTAAGAAAGACAACGTAGCCCCCATCCTAGACCGAGCGCTCGATGCTGGCGAAGGTTTGTTGCGACTGACCCCTACCTGGGTCCCTCGCAGTTTTCTCCACCCAGGCCGCCGCATCAAACTGAACCCGAACCACCTTTATGCATTTGGAGCGAATCGAGGCGGAATCGACGAGCGCTGGTTTGCCAGCACGACCGAAGCCGCCAATGACGGCCGCGTTTGGCACGAGGGGCTGAGCATGTGCCTGTTCGAAGGGCAAAAATTCTTGCTCCGCGACTCGGTGGCCGAAGCGGGCAAACGCCTCGTGGGTGAGCCCACCTTCAGCAAATACAGTCGCTGGCCCGTCTATTCGAAGTTCTTTGACAACATGGGGCCGATTCCTCACCACATGCACCAATCGGCCGCGGATGCCGCGCTCGTCGGACAGGAAGGCAAGCCTGAGAGCTACTACTTCCCGCCACAGTACAACAACGTCGACAACAATTTCAGCTACACCTTCATGGGGCTTGAGCCTGGTACAACCAAGGCCCAACTTCGCCGCTGCCTGGAGAACTGGAATGCTGGCGACAACGGCATTCTGGACCTTTCGAAGGCCTACCGACTCAAGCGGGGAACGGGCTGGCTCATTCCCCCAGGCGTCCTGCACGCCCCCGGCTCGCTGTGCACCTATGAGCCTCAATGGGGCAGCGATGTGTTCGGGATGTACCAATCGATCGTCGAAGGCCGCTATGTGCCTTGGGAACTTTTGGTCAAGGACATGCCTGAAGACAAACACCAAGACCTCGATTTCATTATCGGTCAACTCGACTGGGAAAAGAACGTCGATCCACAGTTCAAGGACGCCAATTACATCGAGCCGATCGTCGACGCCGACCGCAGCGGCGACGGATACACCGATCGCTGGATTGTCTATGGCACCATTGACGGTCAACAGATGTTTAGCGCCAAGGAATTGACCGTCGATCCGGGTGCCAAATGCACACTGAAGGATCCTGGTGCGAGTGGATGGATCACGGTTCAGGGCAAGGGCCGCATGGGCAAACTCGCCTTGCAGACACCTGCCATGATCGATTTCGGCCAAAACACCGAGGACGAAGTGTTCATTTCTTACGAAGCGGCCACCGGTGGCGTAGAAATCGAAAACACCGGTAGCGAACCGTTGGTTGGCTTGCGTTACTTCGGTCCCGATTGCCACGCCAACCTCCCTGCCAACGGTGCTTGGCAAGCCAATCGCTAA
- a CDS encoding sugar phosphate isomerase/epimerase family protein: protein MSHASPKLHNAMWPGLVGKGTDEGQEPPISLEKMLDLTAAAEVDGQKFEGIDYFLFLPHTNPEASDDELKGIADLIASKGLKVGSLVAPIWPGTVGDSAMGDKAATDKFQSAVKMACRIAKIFNEHGVRDYGCIRIDSAEFGVEAWRADAKANTTKIANTFREAAKVAADAGERLAAEGEICWAGMHSWKDMLDLLEEVAMPEALGFQADLAHTYLYLMGYNAPEHALLHEGYSEAEFYAAYEKMTDKLRPWTIDFHVAQNDGQVHGAGSHDKTGKHCPADDPNGRLDIVKCSGYWLKDAAARGIQHICWDGCMFPNATLEEPKTWNTILNTMIQVRNAHGW, encoded by the coding sequence ATGAGTCATGCCTCCCCCAAACTACACAACGCCATGTGGCCCGGATTAGTAGGCAAGGGAACGGACGAAGGGCAAGAGCCGCCAATCAGCCTGGAGAAAATGCTAGACCTGACGGCAGCCGCAGAAGTCGACGGCCAAAAATTCGAAGGCATCGACTACTTCCTATTCCTGCCACACACCAATCCAGAAGCCTCCGACGATGAGCTCAAGGGAATCGCAGATCTGATTGCCAGCAAGGGTTTGAAAGTTGGTTCCCTGGTCGCGCCGATTTGGCCTGGTACCGTGGGCGACTCGGCCATGGGAGACAAGGCAGCCACCGACAAATTTCAATCGGCCGTTAAGATGGCGTGCCGCATTGCAAAAATCTTCAATGAGCATGGGGTGCGCGACTACGGTTGCATTCGCATCGACTCGGCGGAGTTTGGCGTGGAAGCTTGGCGGGCTGACGCTAAAGCCAATACGACCAAGATTGCCAACACCTTCCGCGAGGCTGCGAAAGTGGCTGCGGACGCGGGTGAACGCCTCGCGGCGGAGGGCGAAATCTGCTGGGCGGGCATGCACAGCTGGAAGGACATGCTCGACCTGCTGGAAGAGGTGGCTATGCCCGAAGCACTTGGGTTCCAAGCCGACCTAGCGCACACCTACTTGTACCTGATGGGCTACAACGCACCCGAGCACGCGCTGCTCCACGAAGGCTATTCGGAAGCCGAATTCTACGCGGCCTACGAGAAGATGACCGACAAACTCCGCCCTTGGACGATCGACTTCCACGTCGCCCAAAACGATGGCCAAGTGCACGGCGCCGGATCGCACGACAAGACCGGCAAGCACTGTCCAGCCGACGATCCCAACGGACGGCTCGACATCGTCAAATGTTCGGGATACTGGCTCAAAGATGCGGCGGCGCGTGGTATCCAACACATCTGCTGGGATGGCTGCATGTTCCCCAATGCCACTCTGGAAGAGCCCAAGACTTGGAATACGATCCTCAACACGATGATCCAAGTCCGCAACGCTCACGGTTGGTAG
- a CDS encoding Gfo/Idh/MocA family protein, producing MKELRIGMIGYGFMGKTHSNAYVQAPNFFQSEHKPVLKALCARNLEKAKPFAENWGYESIETDWRALLKRDDIDAVDICTPNNLHKEIAIEAAKAGKMILCEKPLAMNTAEGEEMVAAVEKAGVPNMVWYNYRRVPAVSLAKQILDSGKLGRIFHYRANFLQDWTINADVPQGGAATWRLDVDAAGSGVTGDLLAHCIDTALWLNGSITDVTAMTETFVKERMHAETGKKTPVEIDDACSFLCHFKNGSLGLFESTRYARGHKALYTFEINGENASIRWDLHDLHRLEYFDHADESIVRGWRSIHVSDGDQPYMGNWWVPGLQIGYEHSFTHQVADFLKSLDTGEPAHPSFRDALETQRVCDAVLTSAKKRSWENV from the coding sequence ATGAAAGAACTCCGTATTGGCATGATCGGTTACGGCTTCATGGGCAAGACGCACTCCAATGCGTACGTCCAAGCCCCGAACTTCTTCCAGAGTGAACACAAGCCGGTCCTCAAAGCTCTCTGCGCCCGCAACCTGGAAAAGGCGAAGCCGTTTGCCGAAAATTGGGGTTACGAGTCGATTGAGACCGATTGGCGCGCTCTGCTGAAGCGAGACGATATCGACGCAGTGGATATCTGCACTCCCAACAACCTGCACAAAGAAATTGCCATCGAAGCGGCCAAGGCTGGCAAGATGATCTTGTGCGAAAAGCCACTGGCCATGAATACTGCCGAGGGTGAAGAGATGGTCGCGGCCGTCGAGAAGGCGGGTGTTCCCAACATGGTTTGGTACAACTACCGTCGCGTCCCAGCAGTCTCCCTGGCCAAGCAAATTCTAGACTCCGGCAAGCTCGGGCGCATCTTTCACTATCGGGCAAATTTCCTGCAAGACTGGACGATCAATGCCGACGTCCCACAAGGCGGTGCTGCCACTTGGCGACTCGATGTCGACGCGGCAGGTAGCGGTGTGACCGGCGACTTGCTGGCCCACTGTATCGACACAGCACTCTGGCTGAACGGTTCCATTACCGATGTCACCGCCATGACGGAAACCTTCGTGAAAGAGCGAATGCATGCCGAAACGGGCAAGAAAACGCCGGTAGAAATCGACGATGCTTGCTCCTTCCTGTGCCACTTCAAAAACGGCTCACTGGGTTTGTTCGAATCGACCCGCTATGCACGTGGGCACAAGGCCCTGTATACGTTTGAGATCAACGGCGAAAACGCCAGCATTCGTTGGGATCTGCATGACCTACATCGACTGGAATACTTTGACCACGCCGATGAATCGATCGTACGCGGCTGGAGAAGCATTCACGTCTCCGACGGCGACCAACCCTACATGGGCAATTGGTGGGTCCCAGGACTGCAAATTGGATACGAACACTCGTTTACGCACCAAGTTGCCGATTTCCTGAAGAGCCTTGATACGGGCGAGCCAGCGCACCCCTCGTTCCGTGACGCGCTGGAAACCCAGCGAGTTTGTGACGCCGTGCTTACCAGCGCCAAGAAACGCAGCTGGGAAAACGTGTAG
- a CDS encoding DEAD/DEAH box helicase has translation MATKTAAKSNKAKVNVFHQRLGTLTYYQACHMLGDDGPKLIQAGRNFEIGSSEDDVYLGGDLLRINVHDDAIEGGVAVVTITLQSGRSRQLQTNCEQCEVFCEHLGAAMEYLLDAKTDLGLALPPDESVPLENLTASELQVRALAERHKRASQEPMRVRSMKPDEPWVDYVVTSEQSGRTYRVALRGMDQDNTFCTCPDYRTNRLGTCKHILHVQAKVRKRFPSAKINAAYRRKRLSLRLSYGNERGLLFNLPYRKDAKLEDIVGSASQAPVADAQAVLRQIQALEEQGYDLTIFPDAEEYIQRQLIQQRVREACQQIRADVEHHPLRSELLDATLLPYQLDGIAFAAGAGRAILADDMGLGKTIQGIGVAVLLEKLADIKRVLVICPASLKSQWQSEIRRFSNQSCQIVLGNGAVRVEQYASDTFFTICNYEQVLRDLAAIETTSWDLIILDEGQRIKNWESKISNTVRQLESTFRLVLSGTPLENRLGELFTVTRFVDDALLGPAYQFFHQHHVVDDRGKTLAYRNLDALREKLHPILLRRTRAEVAKQLPQRTDELIRCEITAEQKEIHDANLQVVAQISAKKFMTEMDRLRLQKSLLMARMACNSTFLIDQEEAEYSSKLERLGELLAGLIQDPTRKIVLFSEWRRMHDRIERRLDTLECEYVRLDGQVPQKKRAALVERFQQDPACRVICMTNAGSTGLNLQAANTVINVDLPWNPAVLEQRIARAYRMGQKNPVHVYKLVTTCRSQPTIEEGLLNTLASKQELANAAIDFESEVTQVAMTSGMEDLKRRLEIILSPPQAAIDESQQRRVEAEAQALTVERREKVSLASGQLVSAALSLAGELFGSERSNQPSAEVVDKWVGKLSQCVDRDEAGRPSLKISLPNDHALRDLATTLAKLLQ, from the coding sequence GTGGCAACAAAAACAGCAGCGAAATCGAACAAGGCCAAAGTCAACGTATTCCACCAACGTTTAGGGACACTGACCTACTACCAAGCGTGCCACATGCTGGGGGACGACGGCCCCAAGTTGATTCAGGCCGGCAGAAATTTCGAGATCGGGAGCTCAGAAGACGATGTCTACCTAGGGGGTGACCTACTCCGCATCAACGTCCACGATGACGCCATCGAGGGAGGTGTCGCCGTTGTGACAATCACGTTGCAATCGGGACGGAGTCGCCAGCTGCAGACCAATTGTGAGCAGTGTGAGGTTTTCTGCGAGCATTTAGGTGCGGCGATGGAATATTTGCTGGATGCCAAGACCGACCTAGGTCTGGCCCTACCGCCGGACGAATCGGTCCCCCTGGAGAATCTGACGGCTAGCGAACTGCAGGTCCGCGCCCTGGCCGAACGCCACAAGCGGGCCAGCCAAGAGCCGATGCGCGTCCGCTCGATGAAACCGGATGAACCGTGGGTCGACTATGTCGTGACTAGCGAACAATCGGGCCGTACTTACCGCGTCGCACTGCGAGGCATGGACCAAGACAACACATTCTGCACCTGTCCCGATTACCGCACCAATCGTCTTGGAACTTGCAAGCATATATTGCACGTGCAGGCGAAGGTTAGGAAGCGATTTCCCTCAGCGAAAATCAACGCGGCCTACCGTCGCAAACGCCTATCGCTTCGGCTTAGCTATGGAAATGAGCGAGGGTTGTTATTCAATCTGCCTTACCGCAAGGACGCGAAGCTGGAGGACATTGTCGGCTCGGCCAGCCAGGCTCCTGTGGCCGATGCTCAAGCGGTTTTGCGTCAAATCCAAGCACTCGAGGAGCAGGGATACGACCTAACCATCTTCCCAGATGCTGAAGAATACATCCAACGACAATTGATCCAACAACGCGTCCGCGAGGCTTGCCAACAAATCCGGGCCGATGTGGAGCACCACCCGCTACGCAGCGAACTGCTGGACGCGACCCTACTACCTTACCAGTTGGATGGAATCGCCTTTGCCGCTGGAGCTGGGCGGGCGATCTTGGCTGACGACATGGGCCTAGGAAAGACCATCCAAGGGATTGGCGTCGCCGTCCTACTTGAAAAATTGGCCGATATCAAACGCGTCTTAGTGATTTGTCCCGCCTCGTTGAAATCGCAGTGGCAAAGCGAGATTCGGCGGTTCAGTAACCAGAGCTGTCAAATCGTCTTAGGTAATGGAGCGGTGCGGGTCGAGCAGTACGCCAGTGACACCTTCTTCACCATCTGCAATTACGAACAGGTATTGCGTGACCTGGCGGCGATCGAGACCACCTCCTGGGACTTGATCATCCTCGACGAAGGGCAACGAATCAAGAACTGGGAATCCAAGATTAGCAATACCGTCCGGCAACTCGAAAGCACCTTCCGGCTCGTACTCTCTGGGACACCTCTTGAAAACCGATTAGGCGAGCTATTCACCGTCACGCGATTTGTCGATGACGCGTTGCTCGGTCCTGCTTATCAGTTTTTCCATCAGCACCATGTCGTCGATGACCGCGGCAAGACACTTGCCTACCGCAACTTGGATGCACTGCGTGAGAAGTTGCACCCCATCTTGCTGCGTCGTACGCGAGCGGAAGTCGCCAAGCAATTGCCGCAACGCACCGATGAATTGATTCGTTGTGAGATCACCGCCGAACAAAAGGAAATTCACGACGCAAACTTGCAGGTGGTGGCTCAAATATCTGCCAAGAAATTCATGACAGAAATGGACCGCTTGCGTTTACAAAAAAGCCTTCTGATGGCTCGAATGGCTTGCAACAGCACGTTTTTGATCGATCAAGAAGAGGCTGAGTACAGCAGCAAACTTGAGCGATTGGGAGAGTTGTTAGCCGGACTGATCCAAGATCCCACGCGAAAGATCGTGTTATTCAGTGAATGGCGAAGAATGCATGATCGGATTGAACGACGGCTCGACACTTTGGAATGTGAATACGTGCGTCTCGACGGCCAGGTCCCTCAAAAGAAGCGGGCCGCACTCGTGGAGCGATTCCAACAGGATCCAGCATGCCGAGTCATCTGCATGACCAATGCGGGTTCAACCGGCTTGAATTTGCAAGCCGCCAACACGGTCATCAATGTGGATCTCCCCTGGAATCCCGCGGTGCTCGAACAGCGGATTGCTCGGGCCTATCGCATGGGTCAGAAGAACCCAGTTCATGTCTACAAATTGGTGACCACCTGCCGCAGCCAGCCGACGATCGAAGAGGGGTTGCTGAATACCTTGGCCAGCAAACAAGAGTTGGCCAACGCGGCCATCGATTTTGAGAGTGAGGTCACCCAAGTCGCCATGACCAGCGGCATGGAAGATCTAAAACGCCGCTTGGAGATCATCCTAAGTCCTCCCCAGGCGGCCATTGATGAAAGCCAACAACGTCGCGTGGAAGCGGAAGCGCAAGCACTGACAGTCGAACGCCGCGAAAAGGTTTCGTTGGCCAGTGGACAACTGGTCAGTGCCGCACTTTCACTAGCAGGTGAATTGTTTGGCAGCGAGCGCTCCAACCAACCATCCGCCGAGGTTGTCGACAAGTGGGTCGGAAAACTGTCCCAATGCGTCGATCGTGATGAAGCGGGCCGACCTAGCCTGAAGATCAGCTTGCCGAACGACCACGCGCTCCGCGACCTGGCCACCACGCTGGCGAAATTGCTGCAATAG
- a CDS encoding sugar phosphate isomerase/epimerase family protein, translated as MKFGMNLLLWGGEINDAMLPTIETLKSYGFDGVEIPMFNLDLDYAAWGKRLDDLGLERTAVTVRNLEDNPISPDAQVRAKGIELTKKTLDCCAALGVQTLVGPYHSAIGHFSGAGPTQDEWAWGVESMRAVAEHAGSVGVKLGVEALNRFECYLLNAHADSARFAREVDHPACGIMYDTFHSNIEEKDIPATLREIKDVLCHIHISENDRSTPGAGNIQWEKNFSAIAEIKYDSWLVIEAFGLSLPEVAAATKIWRRMYDSELQLAKDGLAFMKQQVAKHCN; from the coding sequence ATGAAATTCGGAATGAACCTGTTGCTATGGGGCGGTGAAATCAATGACGCAATGCTGCCCACCATCGAAACCCTCAAGAGCTACGGATTTGACGGGGTGGAGATCCCCATGTTCAACCTCGATCTGGATTACGCGGCTTGGGGCAAGCGGCTAGATGACCTGGGGCTCGAACGCACCGCGGTAACGGTCCGTAATCTAGAAGACAATCCGATCAGCCCCGATGCGCAGGTCCGAGCCAAGGGAATTGAGCTCACCAAGAAGACGCTCGATTGTTGCGCTGCTTTGGGGGTCCAGACCTTGGTAGGCCCCTACCACTCCGCCATCGGCCACTTTAGCGGCGCTGGCCCCACCCAGGACGAATGGGCTTGGGGAGTGGAAAGCATGCGGGCTGTGGCTGAGCATGCCGGCTCGGTGGGAGTCAAACTGGGGGTTGAAGCGCTCAACCGCTTCGAGTGCTATCTCCTCAACGCGCACGCCGACTCGGCCCGTTTCGCGCGAGAGGTCGACCATCCTGCCTGCGGAATCATGTACGACACCTTCCATAGCAATATTGAAGAGAAGGACATTCCGGCCACACTCCGTGAAATCAAAGACGTTTTGTGCCACATCCATATCAGCGAAAATGACCGCAGCACCCCCGGTGCGGGCAACATTCAGTGGGAAAAGAACTTTTCGGCCATCGCCGAAATTAAATACGATAGCTGGTTGGTCATCGAAGCGTTTGGGCTCTCGCTACCCGAAGTGGCTGCCGCAACGAAAATCTGGCGACGCATGTATGATAGCGAATTGCAATTGGCCAAAGATGGCCTGGCATTCATGAAGCAGCAAGTTGCCAAGCACTGCAATTGA